One region of Nycticebus coucang isolate mNycCou1 chromosome 10, mNycCou1.pri, whole genome shotgun sequence genomic DNA includes:
- the LOC128596190 gene encoding transmembrane epididymal protein 1-like, with product MGTFIGHVYPGLFLFLYGLYQAIVVSKAVIFNDSLLNPLCPPRNKGRWARLWNISYGGLLKMVAGSLLIAYEISCIEGGLILMNREMPPRFMYPKEWQHLTMFILLALSGCVDFMSRNVFPQRCVVLEKGALVLSFYELLLLMVSHVKDSEGIELQVHALVIMVVFLLVLVLKAELWAPDMSYLWMIETFLFLLMGSWLMQSGFILFRPISGYPWQDDDISDLMFVTTFFCWHLMINASCLLGIYGFSFLWHRCYSPRLKVTRSKEAPYHISTPGPLYTLLQEVEQSEKDDQAPLLSKSSL from the coding sequence ATGGGAACCTTTATTGGTCATGTGTATCCAGGACTTTTTCTGTTCCTATATGGACTGTATCAGGCAATAGTGGTCTCCAAAGCTGTAATATTCAATGACTCTCTCTTGAATCCTTTGTGCCCTCCCAGGAATAAGGGAAGATGGGCCAGGCTGTGGAATATATCCTATGGAGGTTTGTTAAAGATGGTGGCTGGTTCCCTCTTGATAGCTTATGAGATCAGCTGCATTGAAGGAGGCTTAATACTTATGAACAGGGAAATGCCTCCAAGGTTTATGTACCCCAAAGAGTGGCAGCATCTCACCATGTTCATCCTCCTTGCCCTCAGCGGCTGTGTAGACTTCATGAGCAGGAATGTTTTCCCTCAGAGGTGTGTGGTCCTAGAAAAAGGAGCCCTGGTCCTGAGCTTCTACGAGCTCCTGCTGCTGATGGTGTCACACGTTAAAGACTCGGAAGGGATAGAGCTGCAAGTCCATGCTCTGGTCATCATGGTGGTCTTCCTGCTGGTGCTGGTGCTGAAGGCAGAGCTGTGGGCGCCTGACATGTCTTACCTCTGGATGATCGAGacctttctgtttctcttgatGGGCTCCTGGCTGATGCAGTCGGGCTTTATCCTATTCAGACCAATCTCCGGCTACCCATGGCAGGACGATGACATCAGTGACCTCATGTTTGTCACCACCTTCTTCTGCTGGCATCTGATGATCAATGCCTCATGCTTGTTGGGAATCTATGGCTTCTCGTTTTTATGGCATCGCTGTTACAGCCCCAGGTTGAAGGTGACGAGGTCCAAAGAAGCTCCATATCACATAAGCACGCCAGGCCCCCTCTACACGTTGCTGCAGGAAGTGGAGCAGTCAGAGAAAGATGACCAGGCTCCCCTCCTTTCAAAGAGCTCCCTCTGA